A genomic segment from bacterium encodes:
- a CDS encoding beta-lactamase family protein, with amino-acid sequence MSLLHNLRPASEPFVAIDGFLHPNFGPVADRLREQLDGSVGGAAVCIYHRGHCVVDLWGGVRDAAGQPWLKETMSPSFSTTKGVASTLLHIMVDRGLLDYDDRVAKHWPEFAAAGKAEITVRQILSHQSGLYHIREMIDRADRMLDWEHMITAIEETEPIHTPGERTGYHGLTYGYLVGEILQRVTGRAFSDLVKEELATPLGLDGMFIGTPEEELSRAAELIWPRSSVGPRWIGQSMVRQGMTAAAPLVEIGARLAGIQVDLRSILDSLAPRGIDDFDFGAEETLRASIPAANGLFTARSLARMYAALAGGGQIGGTRILSKKALLRATRVQTKVAHRVVIPFDMQWRLGYHGVFTTRGTPRHAFGHFGFGGSGAWADPSRDLAVGLIVNSGLGTPFGDMRIARISAAALESADRGRAVRRAGVAGRKPTSVPGEEPAHSRA; translated from the coding sequence ATGAGCCTGCTCCACAATCTACGGCCGGCCTCCGAGCCGTTCGTAGCCATCGATGGATTCCTGCACCCCAACTTCGGCCCCGTAGCGGATCGGCTGCGTGAGCAACTCGACGGTTCCGTGGGCGGCGCAGCGGTCTGCATCTACCACCGTGGGCACTGCGTCGTGGATCTCTGGGGCGGCGTCCGCGATGCCGCCGGGCAGCCGTGGCTGAAGGAGACGATGTCGCCCAGCTTCTCGACCACGAAGGGCGTCGCATCGACGTTGCTTCACATCATGGTCGATCGCGGGTTGCTCGACTACGACGATCGCGTTGCGAAGCATTGGCCCGAGTTCGCGGCAGCCGGCAAGGCAGAGATCACCGTTCGACAGATCCTCTCGCACCAATCCGGCCTCTACCACATCCGCGAGATGATCGACCGGGCCGATCGAATGCTCGACTGGGAGCATATGATCACCGCCATCGAGGAGACCGAGCCGATCCACACGCCCGGGGAGCGGACCGGATACCACGGCCTGACGTATGGCTACCTGGTCGGCGAGATCCTTCAGCGTGTGACCGGTCGAGCCTTTTCCGACCTGGTGAAGGAGGAGTTGGCCACGCCGCTGGGGCTCGATGGCATGTTCATCGGCACCCCCGAGGAGGAACTCAGCCGGGCCGCCGAGCTCATCTGGCCGCGATCCAGCGTGGGACCCCGCTGGATCGGCCAGAGCATGGTGCGCCAGGGGATGACGGCCGCAGCTCCGCTGGTGGAGATCGGCGCACGACTCGCAGGTATTCAGGTCGACCTGCGCAGCATTCTCGATTCGCTCGCACCGCGCGGGATCGATGATTTCGATTTTGGTGCGGAAGAGACCCTGCGCGCATCGATTCCTGCGGCGAACGGCCTGTTCACGGCTCGTTCCCTTGCACGAATGTACGCGGCGCTCGCCGGCGGAGGCCAGATCGGCGGGACACGAATCCTCTCCAAGAAGGCGCTGCTTCGAGCGACGCGCGTGCAGACCAAGGTCGCCCACCGCGTCGTGATTCCCTTCGATATGCAGTGGCGCCTCGGCTATCACGGCGTATTCACCACGCGCGGGACACCGCGGCACGCCTTCGGGCATTTCGGCTTCGGTGGCTCCGGAGCCTGGGCGGATCCGAGCCGCGATCTGGCCGTGGGGCTGATCGTGAACTCCGGGCTCGGCACGCCGTTCGGCGACATGAGGATCGCCCGCATCAGCGCCGCGGCGCTCGAATCGGCGGATCGCGGGCGAGCCGTGCGGCGCGCCGGTGTGGCCGGCCGCAAGCCCACCAGCGTGCCCGGTGAGGAACCGGCGCATTCCAGGGCCTAG